One part of the Bacteroidales bacterium genome encodes these proteins:
- a CDS encoding T9SS type A sorting domain-containing protein, producing MKHILLLLFFASLSLGISAQTQRLVLIEEATNASCGPCASQNPAFDALLNANRHKLTAIKYHWYFPGYDPMHNHNVAENNARVSYYNINGVPTAVIDGYKPSGAGFSYPGGPHGFTQALIDQYYALPSPFEIDMHHYLSTAQDSIHVIMRIRAAQDITGTFKAHMVVIEKTITFTSPPGSNGEMVFHDVMKKMLPNQNGTDLATAWQEGDYIIIKESWKLANIYNMSQLGVVGFVQQNVSKSVQQAANSDNELFLAYFDTDAALLKISNLAPTDCSGNLAPIVTVANYGSDPLISMDIVYSTNGEEPMIYNWTGNLDFLETEQVELPALAYVVLPENELEIILENVNGTTDGFENNNIATYSFDRSIATPNEVKLRLRLDNSPQDITWDVKDMSGEVVFSGGSYTVPGEIHEIALPFDNLGCYEFTINDAAGNGLQPPGFFLLYYGTNTQILLGTTFGSMAKAQFDVGNTLSINEPDKAGQVVFFPNPVHDFGILEFSLATNTEIEVAVYNLMGQLQSQLAKGKFDAGMHQLIVDASALKPGMYLIRGLIGDQTLTQKITVVN from the coding sequence ATGAAACACATTTTACTTCTTTTATTTTTCGCAAGCCTTTCTCTGGGAATCTCTGCCCAAACACAACGCCTCGTTCTTATTGAAGAAGCAACCAACGCTTCCTGCGGCCCTTGCGCCTCTCAGAACCCTGCATTTGATGCCCTGTTGAATGCAAACAGGCATAAACTTACCGCTATAAAGTATCACTGGTATTTTCCAGGTTACGATCCCATGCACAATCATAATGTTGCTGAAAACAATGCACGGGTTTCCTATTATAACATTAATGGGGTTCCAACTGCAGTGATCGACGGATACAAACCTTCCGGCGCAGGATTTAGTTATCCCGGAGGACCTCATGGGTTCACACAGGCCCTGATAGATCAGTATTACGCGCTGCCATCACCTTTTGAGATTGACATGCATCATTACCTTTCGACTGCACAGGACTCAATTCATGTGATTATGCGAATAAGGGCAGCGCAGGATATCACAGGCACTTTTAAAGCCCATATGGTTGTGATTGAGAAAACAATCACTTTCACATCACCTCCCGGTAGCAACGGTGAAATGGTATTTCATGATGTAATGAAAAAGATGCTTCCAAACCAAAATGGAACTGACCTGGCAACTGCCTGGCAGGAAGGCGACTACATTATCATTAAAGAATCATGGAAACTGGCAAATATTTATAATATGAGCCAGTTGGGTGTTGTTGGTTTTGTGCAGCAAAATGTATCAAAAAGTGTTCAACAGGCTGCCAATAGCGACAATGAACTTTTCCTGGCGTACTTCGACACAGATGCAGCTTTGCTAAAAATTTCGAACCTTGCTCCAACCGACTGTTCAGGAAACCTTGCACCCATTGTGACTGTTGCCAATTATGGCTCCGATCCATTAATCTCGATGGATATCGTTTATTCAACGAATGGTGAAGAACCAATGATATACAACTGGACCGGTAATCTGGACTTCCTGGAAACAGAACAGGTAGAGCTTCCCGCATTAGCCTATGTGGTGCTGCCGGAAAACGAACTCGAAATTATCCTTGAAAATGTAAACGGCACAACAGATGGTTTTGAAAACAACAATATTGCAACTTATTCTTTCGACCGTTCTATTGCCACCCCGAACGAGGTGAAGTTAAGACTTCGCCTTGATAACAGCCCCCAGGATATTACATGGGACGTGAAAGATATGAGTGGAGAAGTTGTTTTCAGCGGCGGTTCTTATACAGTCCCTGGTGAAATCCATGAAATCGCTTTGCCTTTCGACAACCTGGGATGCTATGAATTCACAATTAACGATGCTGCCGGAAACGGACTTCAGCCGCCGGGATTTTTCCTTTTGTATTATGGTACGAATACCCAGATTTTGCTTGGCACAACCTTTGGCAGCATGGCTAAAGCGCAATTTGATGTAGGCAATACATTGAGTATAAATGAACCGGATAAAGCAGGACAGGTTGTATTTTTCCCAAACCCTGTACATGACTTCGGCATTCTTGAGTTCAGCCTTGCAACAAATACTGAGATTGAGGTAGCTGTTTACAACCTTATGGGACAATTGCAATCGCAATTAGCCAAAGGGAAATTTGACGCAGGAATGCATCAGCTAATTGTTGATGCGAGCGCCTTGAAACCAGGGATGTATCTCATCAGGGGTTTAATCGGCGATCAAACATTGACACAAAAAATAACAGTAGTCA
- a CDS encoding T9SS type A sorting domain-containing protein, with the protein MKKIVLLLPILLLTFFVAFSQSFTLSDANGPLTHDTIIEILAPPSQDVVEVHVYMTNTSSQEINLLVKKQELEILEGSMNTFCFNQLCFPPHVMVAPYPLLVPPGVTTGDIDFYGDYYPFGISGHSLIRYTFFIEQNPNDSLSVVIKYITGNVGISEHFASKSKISKPYPNPASSSVSFDLDLPLQVGDAGIVIRNLLGAEVMRFPVNNRTGRITLPVEQLTEGLYFYTLTIQGDYPVQTGRIVIQK; encoded by the coding sequence ATGAAAAAAATAGTTTTACTCCTTCCGATCCTTTTGTTGACCTTTTTTGTAGCATTTTCGCAAAGCTTTACGCTTTCCGACGCCAATGGCCCGTTAACACACGATACAATTATTGAGATACTCGCACCACCCAGTCAGGATGTTGTGGAAGTTCATGTTTACATGACCAATACTTCCTCACAGGAAATAAACCTGCTAGTAAAAAAACAAGAGTTAGAAATTCTTGAGGGTTCGATGAATACTTTTTGTTTTAATCAATTATGCTTCCCGCCTCATGTCATGGTGGCGCCTTATCCCCTTTTAGTGCCGCCGGGAGTGACTACGGGAGACATTGATTTTTACGGAGATTATTATCCTTTCGGGATTTCAGGGCATTCTTTAATCAGGTATACTTTTTTTATAGAGCAAAACCCCAATGATTCTCTAAGTGTTGTGATCAAATATATAACAGGAAATGTAGGGATCAGCGAACATTTTGCCAGCAAATCTAAAATTTCCAAACCTTACCCAAACCCTGCTTCTTCCTCGGTTTCATTTGATCTGGACTTGCCCTTGCAAGTTGGTGATGCAGGAATAGTTATCAGAAACCTACTCGGCGCCGAAGTGATGAGATTCCCAGTGAACAACCGGACAGGAAGGATAACTTTACCCGTGGAACAGCTTACAGAAGGCTTGTATTTTTACACACTTACAATCCAGGGCGATTACCCGGTACAAACTGGTAGAATCGTGATCCAGAAATAG
- a CDS encoding HAD family hydrolase — MRKNTLIFDWGDTIMRDLDLGGAMKDWERVEWVPGAEKMLEEVSRNFVCCIATSAKHSDTTDMIAALKRVGADQYFDHFFSSSELGCAKPDPEFFIRIAKAVNNVSGNCISIGNLYEKDIAPAKEAGLTTIWFHEKRIEGNYPQADHILAKWNELPAILNNYL; from the coding sequence GTGAGAAAAAACACATTGATTTTTGACTGGGGTGATACCATCATGAGGGACCTGGATCTTGGCGGCGCAATGAAAGATTGGGAAAGGGTGGAATGGGTGCCCGGCGCAGAAAAAATGCTGGAAGAAGTAAGCAGGAATTTCGTTTGTTGCATAGCCACCAGCGCAAAACATTCTGATACAACCGACATGATTGCTGCGCTGAAACGAGTGGGCGCTGATCAATACTTTGATCACTTCTTTTCTTCTTCCGAACTCGGGTGCGCAAAGCCCGATCCGGAGTTTTTTATTCGGATCGCAAAGGCGGTTAATAACGTTTCAGGGAACTGCATTTCCATCGGCAATCTTTATGAAAAAGATATTGCCCCGGCAAAAGAAGCCGGACTGACCACTATTTGGTTCCATGAAAAAAGGATCGAAGGAAATTATCCACAGGCTGATCACATCCTAGCCAAATGGAATGAACTGCCTGCGATCCTGAATAATTATTTATAA
- a CDS encoding 2-phosphosulfolactate phosphatase — protein MQALSIEICLSPALFPFTDKKRNQIVVVVDVFRATTSMIAAFDYGAESIIPVASKKEALEGKKKGCLIAGEKDGIKHAYADLGNSPFDFDNRAIAGKNIVYLTTNGTKAIQLAAKENRLYLGAFSNLEALSKHLIKQQTHVLILCAGWKNQFSLEDTICAGAFVEEISQSKLFIITSDAAVVASNLWKANKKDLAQVLSTCNHARRLKALGYEKDIVQCTRLNISNAIPFYEDGKINNLINTEMS, from the coding sequence ATGCAGGCATTATCCATAGAGATTTGTTTGTCTCCGGCGCTTTTTCCTTTCACGGATAAAAAAAGAAATCAAATAGTGGTGGTTGTGGATGTTTTCCGAGCCACCACTTCCATGATTGCTGCCTTCGATTATGGTGCGGAAAGCATCATTCCGGTTGCCAGTAAAAAAGAAGCACTCGAAGGGAAGAAAAAAGGATGTTTGATTGCCGGCGAAAAGGATGGGATCAAACATGCTTACGCTGATTTAGGCAACTCCCCTTTCGATTTTGATAACAGAGCCATTGCCGGGAAAAACATTGTTTATCTCACAACCAACGGAACCAAAGCCATCCAACTTGCAGCAAAGGAAAACCGCCTGTATCTGGGTGCTTTCTCGAACCTTGAAGCATTGAGCAAACATCTTATTAAGCAGCAAACTCATGTATTGATATTATGCGCCGGTTGGAAAAACCAATTCAGTCTCGAAGATACGATTTGCGCAGGGGCATTCGTTGAAGAAATCTCGCAAAGCAAACTTTTCATAATCACTTCCGATGCTGCAGTTGTTGCCTCGAATTTGTGGAAGGCCAACAAAAAGGATCTGGCGCAAGTGCTATCAACTTGCAACCATGCACGCAGGTTAAAAGCGCTGGGTTATGAAAAGGACATAGTCCAATGCACAAGACTCAACATTTCCAATGCGATCCCATTCTACGAGGATGGAAAGATCAATAACCTGATAAACACTGAAATGTCGTGA
- the gcvT gene encoding glycine cleavage system aminomethyltransferase GcvT, with amino-acid sequence MKSTAFRKFHEAMGAKMIPFAGYIMPVQFEGINIEHETVRKGIGVFDVSHMGEIWVKGPKALDFLQWVTSNDVSKLYDGKIQYSCFPNENGGIVDDLLVYRVDAETYLLVVNASNIEKDWNWINSQNKFGASLYNASDEISQLAVQGPKALEAMQKLTPDPIMDMEYYTFKKIEFAGVKEVIFSITGYTGSGGCEIYMANEDAETIWNAVFEAGKFFGIKPIGLAARDTLRLEMGFCLYGNDINDTTSPIEAGLGWITKFADHKDFINKTSLLKQKQEGVTQKLVGFEMIDKGIPRQHYEIADDDGNIIGEVTSGTMSPSLKIGVGMGYVKTAFSALDTQISIMVRNKPLKAKVVKFPFYKG; translated from the coding sequence ATGAAGAGCACAGCTTTCCGCAAATTTCATGAAGCCATGGGCGCAAAAATGATTCCTTTTGCCGGGTATATTATGCCGGTTCAATTTGAAGGTATTAATATTGAACACGAAACTGTGAGGAAAGGCATTGGAGTATTTGATGTTTCACACATGGGCGAGATTTGGGTAAAAGGACCCAAAGCTCTTGACTTTCTGCAATGGGTAACTTCAAATGATGTATCCAAACTTTATGACGGTAAAATTCAATACTCCTGCTTCCCGAATGAAAACGGCGGAATTGTTGACGACTTGCTTGTTTACCGTGTTGATGCCGAAACCTATTTACTTGTTGTCAATGCATCGAACATCGAAAAAGACTGGAACTGGATAAATTCCCAAAACAAGTTCGGCGCTTCACTTTATAATGCTTCGGACGAAATATCCCAACTTGCTGTGCAGGGACCAAAGGCGCTGGAAGCTATGCAGAAACTCACTCCGGATCCTATCATGGACATGGAATATTACACTTTTAAGAAAATTGAATTTGCAGGAGTGAAAGAAGTGATTTTCTCAATTACCGGTTACACCGGATCAGGCGGTTGCGAAATTTATATGGCCAACGAAGATGCTGAAACAATATGGAACGCAGTTTTTGAAGCCGGAAAGTTCTTTGGTATCAAACCAATTGGTTTGGCTGCCCGCGATACGCTTCGCCTTGAAATGGGTTTTTGCCTTTACGGAAACGATATAAACGATACAACCTCTCCAATAGAAGCCGGCCTGGGTTGGATCACAAAATTTGCGGATCATAAGGATTTTATTAATAAAACTTCCCTCTTAAAACAAAAGCAGGAAGGAGTTACACAGAAACTTGTCGGCTTCGAAATGATTGACAAGGGAATTCCACGCCAGCATTACGAAATAGCCGATGATGACGGTAATATTATTGGCGAAGTAACTTCCGGAACCATGTCGCCTTCGCTAAAAATCGGTGTTGGAATGGGTTATGTGAAAACAGCCTTCAGCGCACTTGATACCCAGATCAGTATCATGGTTCGCAACAAACCCCTCAAAGCCAAAGTGGTTAAGTTTCCGTTTTACAAAGGCTAA
- the rho gene encoding transcription termination factor Rho has product MYDIVELNGKLVADLKEIAQNLKIPRYEKLTKQDLIYKILDHQALNPPQDILDKERKADSQPRGRRKRIIKEDKRSDNKPRQERDDNKPRNDRPEIKPMQERTGGKLLHESAGEKPRQERTEHKPQQATRPEPTPQPETVQPEAKPPVAENQPNLPEKDGARHDDRNRKPGKGNFHQDDRRKPGRKPHSSQDKQSVIEELKTFEVDNGELIIDPVIENPVAENVETNISEIPEVTQNESESQAEVAATELQQEPDRQQRDRHQGQKDNFKPRYPEKRRDNQDSFADFEGIVISEGVLEIMPDGYGFLRSSDYNYLNSPDDIYVSQSQIKLFGLKTGDTVRGTIRPPKDGEKYFPLIKIELINGRTTDEVRDRIPFDFLTPLFPEQRFKITGHKSETLSTRIIDLFTPIGKGQRGLIVAQPKTGKTVLLQEIANAIAANHPEAYMIVLLIDERPEEVTDMARNVKAEVISSTFDEPAEKHVRIANIVLEKAKRLVECGHDVVILLDSITRLARAYNTVSPASGKVLSGGVEANALQKPKRFFGAARQIENGGSLTILATALIDTGSKMDEVIFEEFKGTGNMELQLDRKLANKRIWPAIDIVASSTRREELLVQKDLLQRLWILRNHLADMNAIEAMEFLKDRIKFTQNNEEFLISMNS; this is encoded by the coding sequence ATGTACGACATAGTTGAATTAAACGGCAAATTAGTAGCTGATTTAAAAGAGATTGCCCAGAATCTTAAAATTCCGCGGTATGAAAAACTCACAAAGCAAGACCTGATTTACAAGATCCTCGATCATCAGGCTTTGAATCCCCCCCAGGATATTCTTGATAAAGAACGAAAAGCCGATAGTCAACCACGCGGCAGACGAAAACGGATAATCAAAGAGGACAAAAGAAGCGATAACAAACCGCGACAGGAGAGGGATGACAATAAGCCCCGTAACGATCGCCCCGAGATCAAACCTATGCAGGAAAGAACCGGCGGTAAACTTCTGCATGAAAGTGCTGGTGAAAAACCTCGTCAAGAAAGAACTGAACACAAACCACAGCAGGCAACTAGGCCAGAACCGACACCACAGCCTGAGACTGTACAACCGGAAGCAAAACCACCCGTTGCTGAAAACCAGCCCAATCTGCCTGAAAAGGATGGAGCCCGTCATGATGACCGCAACAGAAAACCTGGAAAAGGTAACTTTCACCAGGATGATCGCAGAAAACCAGGCAGAAAACCGCATTCCTCTCAAGATAAGCAATCGGTAATTGAAGAACTTAAAACTTTTGAAGTTGATAATGGCGAACTAATCATTGATCCTGTTATTGAAAACCCTGTTGCTGAAAACGTTGAAACAAACATTTCAGAGATTCCTGAGGTAACACAAAATGAATCAGAAAGCCAGGCCGAAGTTGCAGCAACCGAATTGCAACAAGAACCCGATCGCCAGCAACGGGATCGCCATCAGGGTCAGAAAGATAATTTCAAGCCACGCTATCCTGAGAAGCGTAGAGATAACCAGGATTCATTTGCTGATTTTGAAGGCATCGTGATCAGCGAAGGCGTACTCGAAATAATGCCGGATGGGTATGGATTTTTGAGATCATCCGATTACAATTACCTGAATTCTCCCGACGATATTTACGTTTCGCAATCACAGATAAAGCTTTTTGGATTGAAAACCGGAGATACCGTTCGCGGTACTATCAGGCCTCCAAAAGACGGTGAAAAATATTTTCCGCTCATTAAGATTGAGCTTATAAATGGTCGCACAACCGATGAGGTTCGCGATCGTATTCCTTTTGACTTTCTCACACCTTTATTCCCTGAACAGAGATTCAAGATTACAGGGCACAAGAGCGAAACCCTGTCAACACGCATCATTGACTTGTTCACTCCGATCGGTAAGGGCCAGCGTGGTCTCATCGTAGCACAGCCTAAAACAGGTAAAACAGTTTTGCTTCAGGAAATAGCGAACGCAATAGCCGCCAACCATCCGGAAGCTTACATGATTGTTTTACTGATTGATGAAAGACCTGAAGAAGTAACAGATATGGCTCGTAATGTTAAAGCCGAAGTAATTTCTTCAACTTTTGATGAGCCAGCCGAAAAACATGTACGCATTGCGAACATTGTGCTCGAAAAGGCAAAACGACTGGTTGAATGTGGCCATGATGTTGTAATTCTGCTCGATTCAATTACACGTTTGGCCAGAGCTTACAACACTGTTTCCCCTGCATCGGGCAAGGTATTGTCGGGTGGGGTAGAGGCCAATGCCCTTCAGAAACCCAAAAGGTTTTTTGGCGCAGCCAGACAAATTGAGAACGGTGGTTCACTTACAATTCTTGCCACGGCACTTATTGATACCGGTTCGAAAATGGATGAGGTTATTTTTGAAGAGTTCAAAGGCACCGGTAATATGGAACTGCAACTCGATCGGAAACTCGCCAACAAACGCATCTGGCCTGCCATTGATATTGTAGCTTCTAGTACGCGCCGTGAGGAACTACTGGTTCAGAAAGATTTGTTGCAGCGCTTGTGGATACTCAGGAACCATCTTGCTGATATGAACGCAATTGAAGCTATGGAATTTCTTAAAGACAGGATCAAGTTTACACAAAACAACGAAGAATTCCTGATCTCGATGAATAGCTAG
- a CDS encoding Nramp family divalent metal transporter, with protein sequence MRTRNNIRIFFRILGPGLMYAGAAVGVSHLVQSTRAGAAYGFDLLLIVVIVNVIKYPFFEAAPRYVLGTGKNLIEGYHRLGKYAVIILAVLTLITMFPILAAVSIVTTGIFSHVFSIGMDINHLNTILLLVLMLIVLLGQYKTLDKIIKWVIIALAVSTLLAVAFSARSGFETGNFTNHFDWFKRVDILFLIALIGWMPAPIDVSVWSSMWSEAKLKNMGNKLKLRGALLDFKIGYWGTTFLAVAFVLLGAFVMQGSGETLAADGTGFARQLISMYTSSLGSWTYPVIVIAALSTMLSTTITVLDAYPRILRPITEILVPRFKDEKEGQNKIYRFWMFTLVAGTIILVNYLSQPMRFMVDLATTLSFVTAPIFAVLNYKVLTHSNLPLHARPAKWMRVFSIFGIVFLSLFSIVFIIWRFFI encoded by the coding sequence ATGCGAACCAGGAATAATATCAGAATTTTTTTCAGGATACTCGGACCGGGGCTTATGTATGCCGGGGCTGCAGTGGGAGTATCGCACCTGGTGCAATCAACAAGGGCGGGCGCTGCTTATGGTTTTGATCTTCTGCTCATTGTTGTCATTGTCAATGTAATAAAGTATCCTTTTTTTGAAGCTGCACCCCGATATGTTCTCGGCACCGGAAAAAACCTTATTGAAGGTTATCACAGACTTGGCAAATACGCCGTCATTATCCTTGCGGTTCTTACGCTGATCACCATGTTTCCGATTCTGGCGGCTGTTTCTATTGTCACCACGGGAATATTCAGCCATGTATTTTCAATTGGCATGGATATCAATCATCTAAACACCATACTGCTTCTTGTGCTTATGCTGATTGTTTTGCTGGGTCAGTACAAAACCCTTGATAAAATAATCAAATGGGTTATTATTGCATTGGCTGTTTCAACTTTATTGGCTGTGGCGTTTTCCGCACGAAGCGGTTTTGAAACCGGAAATTTTACCAATCACTTTGACTGGTTCAAGCGGGTTGATATCCTTTTTCTGATTGCCCTGATTGGTTGGATGCCAGCTCCTATAGATGTTTCGGTGTGGAGTTCAATGTGGTCCGAAGCCAAACTGAAAAACATGGGCAACAAACTTAAGCTGCGCGGAGCTTTACTTGACTTTAAAATCGGTTATTGGGGAACCACATTTCTTGCAGTAGCGTTTGTGTTGCTCGGAGCTTTTGTTATGCAGGGCAGCGGCGAAACCCTTGCAGCAGACGGAACCGGGTTCGCAAGGCAACTCATCAGTATGTACACTAGCAGCCTTGGATCATGGACCTATCCTGTAATTGTGATTGCAGCGCTGTCAACCATGCTCAGCACAACGATTACCGTACTGGATGCGTATCCACGCATTTTGCGTCCTATTACCGAAATCCTTGTTCCAAGGTTCAAAGATGAAAAAGAAGGTCAGAATAAAATTTATCGTTTCTGGATGTTTACTTTGGTTGCCGGAACGATAATTTTGGTGAATTATTTATCCCAACCCATGCGGTTTATGGTTGATCTGGCCACTACACTTTCTTTTGTGACCGCGCCTATTTTCGCGGTTCTTAATTATAAGGTTCTAACACACAGCAATCTGCCGCTGCACGCAAGGCCTGCAAAGTGGATGCGGGTTTTTAGTATTTTTGGAATTGTATTTTTATCGCTTTTCAGCATTGTATTTATCATCTGGAGATTTTTTATCTAA
- a CDS encoding zinc ABC transporter substrate-binding protein: MKKLFTLILISLFALGCQQSNKSGKPVISVSILPQKYFIERIAGDHFEIHVITPPGSSPETYEPVPQQMKTLSQSVLYFANGYLMFEDYLVKKLGDELSAKMVDLSQGIDLIASDIVEHGDHVHIHGVDPHYWLATNEVRIQAETILKTLSAYDPENAETYEANFSEFVKDIDALDTHIRELLAGSKTKVFLIYHPAFGYLAREYGLEQVAIEMDGKEPTASHIKSVVDLVTAEGINMVLIQSQFNMAAAEVVAKEIGGTVEILNPLPEDWLENMYAIAHSFQKALNP; the protein is encoded by the coding sequence ATGAAAAAACTATTTACACTCATCTTGATATCCCTTTTTGCATTGGGATGCCAGCAATCAAACAAAAGCGGGAAACCAGTTATTTCTGTGAGTATTTTACCTCAGAAATATTTTATCGAACGCATAGCCGGAGATCATTTTGAAATTCATGTGATCACACCACCCGGTTCAAGTCCTGAAACCTATGAACCTGTTCCACAGCAGATGAAAACCCTGTCTCAGTCGGTTTTGTATTTCGCGAATGGTTATCTGATGTTTGAAGATTACCTGGTTAAAAAATTGGGAGATGAACTCAGTGCAAAGATGGTTGATCTGAGCCAGGGAATTGATTTGATTGCCAGCGATATTGTTGAGCATGGCGATCATGTACACATCCACGGTGTTGATCCGCATTACTGGTTAGCAACCAACGAAGTTAGAATTCAGGCTGAAACAATCCTGAAAACACTTTCAGCTTATGATCCTGAAAATGCTGAAACCTATGAAGCGAACTTTTCGGAGTTTGTCAAAGACATTGATGCATTGGATACACATATAAGAGAATTGCTTGCCGGTAGCAAAACAAAAGTCTTTCTAATTTACCATCCGGCCTTTGGATATCTGGCTCGGGAATACGGGCTTGAACAGGTAGCGATAGAAATGGATGGTAAAGAACCAACTGCTTCGCACATCAAAAGTGTTGTTGATCTTGTAACTGCAGAAGGTATCAATATGGTGCTTATACAAAGCCAGTTTAATATGGCGGCTGCGGAGGTGGTTGCAAAAGAAATTGGTGGAACTGTTGAAATTCTCAATCCCTTGCCGGAAGATTGGCTGGAAAATATGTATGCCATTGCGCATTCTTTTCAGAAAGCGTTGAATCCTTAG
- a CDS encoding ABC transporter ATP-binding protein: protein MQKIIELIDVTAGYGQEFALKDVNLEVYDNDFIGVIGPNGGGKTTLVKLIVGLLKPTKGRIVLNQQRTDGLQNIIGYLPQVNRFDTRFPISVIDVVLSGLISEKSILFRFGKKDKEKAQALLEQMGVSHLRNRPIGELSGGQMQRVFLCRAIITSPKLLILDEPNTFVDNQFEADLYETLKQLNTQMAIMIVSHDVGTISYYVKTIACVNRFLHYHPSNIISEQQLAAYGCPIQIITHGDIPHTVLKKHNH, encoded by the coding sequence ATGCAAAAAATCATAGAGTTAATTGATGTTACTGCCGGATATGGCCAGGAGTTCGCATTAAAGGATGTGAACCTCGAGGTGTATGACAACGACTTTATTGGTGTTATTGGCCCCAACGGCGGCGGGAAAACCACCCTTGTCAAATTAATTGTAGGCTTGCTCAAACCAACAAAAGGAAGGATAGTCCTGAACCAACAGCGAACTGATGGGCTTCAGAATATTATTGGTTACCTTCCGCAGGTAAACAGGTTCGATACCCGTTTTCCGATTTCTGTGATTGATGTTGTGCTCTCAGGGCTCATTTCAGAAAAAAGTATTTTGTTCAGGTTCGGAAAAAAGGACAAGGAGAAAGCCCAGGCTTTGCTTGAACAGATGGGAGTAAGCCATTTAAGGAACAGACCTATTGGAGAACTATCAGGCGGGCAGATGCAGCGCGTTTTTTTGTGCCGCGCCATCATAACTTCGCCAAAACTGCTCATTCTTGATGAACCAAACACCTTCGTTGATAACCAGTTTGAGGCTGATCTTTATGAAACCCTGAAACAACTAAACACGCAAATGGCTATAATGATTGTGTCGCATGATGTTGGAACCATCAGTTATTACGTAAAAACCATTGCCTGTGTGAACCGCTTCCTGCATTATCATCCTTCAAATATTATTTCGGAGCAACAACTTGCTGCGTATGGTTGCCCTATCCAGATTATTACCCATGGCGATATTCCCCATACTGTATTGAAGAAACATAACCACTGA